The Rouxiella sp. WC2420 region GCTCGGCGAATTCGGCTTCCTGCATCAGGTAGCGGATCGTCAGTCCACGGCGGTAACCAATACGCTGACAGACAATAAAGGGGATTATACCTCTACCGTTGCCAGCGCTACCGCCAGTCGTTTCACCATCAACAGTTATATGGCGAACCTGACCGGTCGCGTTGATACTGGCTGGATTTCGCACGATCTGTCGATGGGGATGCGCGGTTTTGTCTGGAAAAACTTCAACCCGATTGGCGGCGCAACCACCACGCTTGGCTCGGCGAATCTTGACGATCCATTGCAATTCAAAGAGCCGGATTACCCTGACTTTACTGACCGCTATCATTCGGCGACCAGCACTCAGCAGTCATTCCTGTTGGGCGATACCTTAACCTTTAGCCCGCAGTGGAGCCTGCTGCTGGCAGGTAGCGAAAGCTTCCTGACCGCCAACAACTACGCGAAAACCGGTACTCGCAGCAGCAAGTCTGACAACCACGGCCTCAGCGGTTCTGCCAGCCTGATGTATAAGCCGGTTGAAAACCTGACACTCTATTCCACCTATGCCGACAGCCTGCAACAGGGCGATGTTGCACCAAGCGGCAGTAATAATGCCGGGGCTATTCTGTCTCCTTATCGCAGCAAGCAGGTCGAAGTGGGCGGCAAGCTGGCAGTCAATGATAAATTGCTGCTGACGGCAGACGTGTTCCAAATCCAGCGCCCGTATGCTTACACCTTGACCAACGGCGATTATGGTATTGCCGGCAAGCAGCGCAACCGGGGCCTTGAACTGTTGGCCGACGGCGATTTGACTTCGAACCTGCACATTTTTGGTGGCATCACCTGGCTCGACCCGCTGTTGCACGATACCGGCTCGGATAGCACCGACGGCAAGCAGGTCGTTGGTCTTCCTCGCGTGACCAGTGATTTGCTGGTGGTTTATGATTTGCCGCAGGTGCAGGGGTTGTCTATCAATGCTGCAGGTCACTATGTGGGCCGTCGTTCAACGGATAACGCCAATTCGACCTGGGTCGGCAGCTATGCGACTTTTGACCTCGGCACTGCTTACCGCACCACTTTGCTCGGCACCGCCACGACTTTCCGTCTGGACGTGACCAATCTGACCAATCGTCATTACTGGACCAATATTGTTCCGGGCGGATTGAACGGTTATACCGGCAGTGGTTACGCCAGCGCTTCGTTGGGCGATCCTCGCATGGCGCAGCTTTCCATGCAGGTTGATTTCTAATTACCCAGAATTCGAGGCTTGTTATGAGTATTAAAACCAAGGCGCTGGTGTTGACCGCAACGCTATTACT contains the following coding sequences:
- a CDS encoding TonB-dependent receptor, which translates into the protein MLNKNLFTCAASFLILSAHARADDTVVVNATAPGATTQSEPASPDKQATLGSLGKRDIANTPYSIEVLPESLIKRQQLQSVTDLYRYLPSVQGDGARPQSRGMQGSVVQNSMIDGLNVVSTTDYPAEQFSSIEVLNGLAGSLYGPANPAGIFNFVSRRPTDTPQRSITVGGGTGTGPQISTDLSGPLDSGDRVKYRLNLLDDDGRGYASGSTRRRQLASLGLDFQLTDKLTMQTNFSYYHFYQKGLPGKFALAKGTSFPSALNPTNGRFGQYYAGDDDKTSTESVHFKYDFDGNWLGEFGFLHQVADRQSTAVTNTLTDNKGDYTSTVASATASRFTINSYMANLTGRVDTGWISHDLSMGMRGFVWKNFNPIGGATTTLGSANLDDPLQFKEPDYPDFTDRYHSATSTQQSFLLGDTLTFSPQWSLLLAGSESFLTANNYAKTGTRSSKSDNHGLSGSASLMYKPVENLTLYSTYADSLQQGDVAPSGSNNAGAILSPYRSKQVEVGGKLAVNDKLLLTADVFQIQRPYAYTLTNGDYGIAGKQRNRGLELLADGDLTSNLHIFGGITWLDPLLHDTGSDSTDGKQVVGLPRVTSDLLVVYDLPQVQGLSINAAGHYVGRRSTDNANSTWVGSYATFDLGTAYRTTLLGTATTFRLDVTNLTNRHYWTNIVPGGLNGYTGSGYASASLGDPRMAQLSMQVDF